One genomic window of Evansella cellulosilytica DSM 2522 includes the following:
- a CDS encoding DUF4870 domain-containing protein, with translation MTEVENKGEVELQPTSDEKTMATLIHVLGIFFGVFSTLIIWLIQKDKSKYVDHHGKQNMNWQLTLIIGYFASFILMFVLIGFLTIIAIGVLDLVFSILAAVAANKGERYKFPVAIPFIR, from the coding sequence ATGACAGAAGTAGAAAACAAGGGAGAAGTAGAACTTCAACCGACAAGTGATGAGAAAACAATGGCAACATTGATTCACGTATTGGGGATCTTTTTTGGCGTCTTTTCAACATTGATTATTTGGTTGATACAAAAAGATAAAAGTAAATATGTTGACCATCATGGGAAACAAAATATGAATTGGCAGCTCACATTAATTATTGGTTATTTTGCTAGTTTTATTTTAATGTTTGTACTTATTGGATTCTTAACTATTATTGCTATCGGAGTACTAGATTTAGTCTTTTCAATCCTAGCAGCTGTTGCAGCAAATAAAGGTGAGCGTTATAAATTCCCAGTTGCGATACCATTTATTAGATAA